The following nucleotide sequence is from Vibrio sp. SCSIO 43136.
TTGTAAGTGGTGATTGTACCGCCAAGCAACTGACCCGAACCTAGACCTTTACCCACCTGTGCGATGTATTTGGTGAAGCCTTTATCGGATAAACCGAATACCGAATCCGTGTTCACGATAGCCGTTGCTTCGATACCGTCAGAGGCATATTTCACACCATCAACGTAGTTATCAGGTAAGTACTTACCCATTGTGTGAAGCTCGACGCTGCCAAAGTTAACGCCCACGTGGAATGCGTGCATTGGGTTGTTCGTATCTGTACCCCAGAAGCCACCTTCAGCGTTATCACTGGCTACGTAAGCAAAATCCCACTTATTGTCACCAATTTCGACACCTTCGATACCCACACCAGTACCTGACATGTCGGTGTAAAAGAAGTCGGTCATGAAGATGTAGTTATCTTTACCGTAGAAACGCTTACCACCCCACAGTACGCCTGTTTCCGTCACGCCTTCAAACTCAACGAAAGTTTCCACCATACCAATGCTACTGTTTGCCGCATCTGCATTTAGACCAAGTTGGTTTTCACCTTCTGACTGAGCATTGTCCGCACCAACGCGAGTTTTAATGCGAATTTTCTGGCCGTCATCATTTTCAAAGTTTTTCTGTAGCGCAAGTTCAAAATGGTTATCTGATTCGATACCCAAACGACCAAGACGCTCTTTAGATGCTGGGAACTTTGAACGTTTAAAATCATCATTTTTGCTGTAAAGAGCACCCGCTCGGAAATATCCGTGGAACTCAAATCCATCTGATTTTTCAGCGAATGTTGGTAAAGAGGCCATTCCTGCAGAAGCAGCTAAAAACGCAAGGGTTAGCTTAGACAGTTTCATAATAACTCCATGTTTTATTGGAAATAACGCCAAAGAAAGCGCTTTCTTTTATGTATATAAAAATTCCCAACAGCAATAGAGAGCACTCGCAAAGAAGTCTAAAATTGAGCAATAAGTATAGTAATAGACTCAATTTCGGCCGTTGCTTGTTGGGGTAGAGCTAGGTTACACACTAAAATGCTGGCAAAACGCACCTTAGATCACAAAGAAAGCGCTTGCTTACGTTTTTGATCACATTATTTGATCCTTTTGTCATTTAAATGGAACTTAAGCCATTAGCACTTAGGAGAAGTCCTCCCAACACCTGAGTCACTTTTTGTAGACCTACAAAACTTAAACAAAGTCAAAACTCAATAAGACTAAGCCGTACAAACAGTGACCACTATTAACATCTATAAATTGAAGGGGAAAATGAAGGGAGAAAGCTTGGTAATCTGAAGGGGCAAGATTAGTTAGGACCTTGGCAAAGGCAGTTCACCGTGTTCCAAACTATTCGAGCCAAACACGACTCTTTTATCTACCATCTATATAGGTTTGAATATGAAATACAAACTGATCGCCTCTACTTTATTTGCTGCCCTAGTTACTGGTTGTGCAAGCACGGATGATTCTGCGACTGAAGCTGTCGTAGCTGAACCTGTTGCCGCAGCACCTGCTGATGCTCGCTTTAGTGACTGCACCATCGCAGATTCCACTAAGGAAGGGCCAGTATCTGCAAAACTGTATGTTGTTGGCTCATTTCCTGATGCCGATTGGCAACATAAAGATAGCCGAGTAATGTCATACAAGGGTGACGGTATCTACCAAGCAGTTATCGAGGAAAAAGCTGGTAATGTCAGCTTACAGTTCGCCGCTTCAAGTTGGGCGCCGCAATTCACTGCTGGTGGTAAGAAGCTCATGGTAGGTCAAGAAAATACGCTACGAACTGGCGGTTACGGTGCAGATACAAAAGTTGCTATCCCACAAGATGGCAAGTACGTTTGGTCTATACAGTTGAGCGAAGATAAAAAACCGCTCAAGGCTATGATCGCACTGTGTAAATAATACTTGCACTGCAAAAAGAAAGCGCCGTATCTCGGCGCTTTTTAGATCCGTTTTTCCATTACGAAGTTCTTTAACCTTTCACCACGCACCTCTACTCGTTGCTCTCCCACCACTTCAAAACCAAATCTCTCGTAAAACGGACGAGCTGTGATGCTCACTTCAGAATAGAGCCTGATAAAGCGCTGCTTCTTAGCTAGCGCAAAGATGTGTGACATCAGTGCTCTGCCAACACCCAGCCCTTGGTATTGGTGATGACAAAAGGGCGTATTTTGGCCAACTTGTTGCACCAGATAGCACGCTCAAAGCCTTCGGGCACCCACGCTTCAACTTGCGCTTGAGAGTAATCTTTACGATTAATCGTACGTATGGTGTGGAAGTAGATGTTCCACAGGGCATCGCTGTCTTGTGGTTGATACTCTCGGATAACTAGAGTCATAGCTGTTCCCTATTACTCACGCTCAAGCCATTTATACATGACCAAAGTGTCCACATAGCCTAATTGAGCGTGCTTGTATGCGTTTGGCACTTGGCCTACCACACTAAAGCCCAGCCGTTTCCATAGTTCCACAGCGACCGTATTGGTTGAGACAACGCTATTAAACTGCATCGCCTTAAAACCTAGTGCTAGCGCCTGAGATTGCGAGTGCACACAAAGCTGCCGAGCAACCCCTTTTCCTCTAGCTTGTTCTGAAACCATATAACCGCAATTGCAAATATGGGCACTAGGCCCCATACCATTGGGCTTGATGTAATAGCTACCTAAGACGTTACCATCTTGGATAAAAACAAAGGTTTTTAACGTCGCCTCACACCATAGAGCGTACGCTTGCTCAAAGGTCATCTCTGGGTCAAATGCATAAGTCTGTTGCGCTTGCACTACGGTTGTAAATGTCGGCCAAAAAGATTTGAAATCGTCAAGCGTCATCTCCCGAATCATTTTTCTCTCCATATTCTTGAGCGATGAAAAGAGATTAACACTGTTTTCTCTATTTAAGCATGCCAGTTTAGCAACTTAGTTACGTTCTCAATCTCCATAATTAACTCACATTTCCCTCAGTTAGCTTCCCTAAGATTAAAAGTACAAACAAGTTGATAGGGAAAGGAATCATGTCGCAGCTCAACCATGCCACTACAAGCAATCCTTTGCGGTTATACATCGCCTTAGTTTTTGCATCTGTTGCTCTGCTTGGCTGTGGCGGTTCTAGTTCCGAAAGCTCCACCGGAGTGAGTGTAGAAGTCGACACAGACACAGACACAGACACAGACACAGACACAGACACAGACACAGACACAGACACAGACACAGACACAGACACAGACACAGTTTGGCTAGTCAATGGCGAAGGTCAACGATCAATTCACATCTTAGATAGCAGCAGTGGTCTTGGGGTCGAAGTCAATGTTCAAAGTGTCTCTGAAAACGCAAACTACACAATCGTCACCTCCGATGGTGTCCCTGACTATCAAGTCACCATGACACAAGAAATGGTAGACAGTTTAAACCAACGCCCAAGAGCCAATTCTGACTTTGTAAACGGTGCAACTAACGTACAAGTCGGTGATACCGTGGAGTTTGGAGAAGACATCGGTTTTGTAAGCAACAACAATTGCAGCGTAAATTACGGATATGGTTATTGGCCGCCGGGACCCGAATGCCCAAGCGACAGTACTCGCACAGGTTACTTACCTAAATCCCCTGTCGCCACCAGCAGTGAGTGCGATACGGGACTTGGACAAGTCGGTCTATGGGTCAATGGCACATCGGTTTACAACTGGGGAGATGGTCAAAGTTACAACAATGGGGGTGTTTGGTACAACTTAGCCCCTGTCGCTGAGCAATACGATGTCGATATCTGTGGTGGCCATGCTGCCAATAGCGATTATCATCACCATTTCTACTCTAGTTGCCTAGCCAACATGGTAGGGGACAATTTTGATGGTCATTCTCCACTCTATGGCTATGCCGCCGATGGCTTTCCTATTTACGGGCCTATGGAATCATCCGGTGTTTACGCCAAAAGTGCTTGGGTGGTGAGAGACTACAACTCATCTGAAACCGGATGTTCTGATGGCAATCGAAGCTGCGTTCTAATTGACCAGTTCGACCCATCCAAAGGCACACAAACCGTCAGTTCTGGGCCAGATTTTAGTGATACAGTCACGACACTTTCAGGAAACTCTCTGATCGCCTATAACGGCTATTATATGCAAGATTTTTATTGGAATAGCGACCTGACCGACCAAGGTGGGGCTTATCTTGATCAATATAATGGTCACTATGATCAAGAACGTGGTTATCACTATCATGTCACGGTCGAAGAGATCAATGGCAAGCTCGTTCCCGCTTTTCCATACATTGTAGGAACTCGTTTTGCAGGCGAACTTGACTCTAACGCTTTAGCTAGGTGTAGATCTGGCAATAGCGGGCCAAGTGGTCCACCGGGGCGTTCATAATGAAAGACTTATTACGCTTCATAGTGAGCTTAGTATGGACTTGCTCTTTTTGGGTTCACAGCGCAGAAGTTCATCAGCATGCCGCTAAAGAGATTGGTGATATGCCCGTCCCTCAGATAGCGGTATCCGTTACTCGCGACGCAGTGGATGGAGTCAACGTGAACTTACAGCTCAGTAACTATGCACTAGGACCACCAGAATCAGAGATTGAGTGCGCTTCTGTGTTGCAAGGGCATGCTCATCTATTCATCAATGGGAAGAGGGTAATGCGACTTTACGCACAAAGCCTACACATTCCATCTCACTTACTTGAGGGCAAGATCAATCAAATCGCAGTATCACTCAATAGCCATCAACACGAAAATTGGATAGTCAATGATCAAACCGTTGTTGCTTCGGTTTTTATCGATACCAGTAAAGAAGCTCTAGTTTTACATAGCTTTTCAAGCCAGCCACTGTCGCTCGCTAAAACTCAATAAGCTACGGGAGTATCTGGCTATACCCACTGCGCATTGAGGGTGTTAGACTAGCAAGCAATTTCATTGAGAGAAAACAAAGGAAAAACAATGAACCCGATTATTGCTCTGCTTAAAGAGAACAACATCAGTGATGAAAAGATCCATGAAATCTTCGAAGTATTGACCCAAAACCCTCTAGCGGCAATGGCGACAATCAGCCAACTGGGTCTGCCGCAAGATAAGCTTCAAGCGCTGATGGGACAGGTCATGGCTAACCCAGTACTGATCAAAGAAGCTGTCGAAGAGCTCGGTCTAGACTTATCCAAAGTAGAAGCAGCCAAAGAGCAGCTAGACAAGCAACAGTAATGATACTTAAGCCCTCCTTATGAGGGCTTTGTTTTATCTATCAAGCCTTTTTCTCTTCTGGCTGACAATAATCCGCTTCAAATTGCTCAACCGTGAGTGGCCTGCTGTAATAAAAACCTTGCACTTCTTGGCAGCCAATTTGAGTTAAAAATTTGGCTTGCTCTAAGCTCTCTACCCCTTCAGCAATAACTCGTACTTTCAAACTATCGCCCAAGGCCATCACGGTTTTACAAATGACCATTGCATCGGAGTCTTGTGGAATACCGAAAATAAAAGATTTATCCAGCTTCAATTTTTGAATCGGTAATTGCTTGAGGTAACTCAAGGACGAGTACCCCGTCCCAAAATCGTCAATGGCTATTTCAATGCCCCAAGATTCCAACGTAGTCAAAATGGAAACAGCGGATGCTTTATTTTCCATAATACTCGACTCGGTAACTTCAAGAGTGAGCTTTTCTGCAGGAAACTGTGAGCGAGTAAGTGCTAACTTAACCACTTGGATTAAATCAATTTTCTCTAGCTGTTTTGTCGATAGATTAACTGCAACCTTACCAAAGTCCACTCCCATATCTAACCATACCTTGGCTTGAGCTAAAGCGGCATTTAGCACCCACTCGCCCAGTTCATCAATAAAACCCGACTCTTCAGCAATCGGTATAAACTTGTCAGGGCCAATCATGCCGTGGATTGGATGATTCCAACGCACCAGTGCCTCGATACCAGTGACTTGATGGGTACTGAGGTGGAACTGCGGCTGATAGTGCAGCAAGAGTTGTTCAAGGTGTACTGAGTTTCTCAGATCAGTTTCAAGCTCAGTTCTTTCCTTCACATAGGTCGTAGATTCTTGAGAGTAGAATCGATAGGTGTTTTTGCCAGCGTTTTTGGCCTGATACATCGCTGTATCTGCATTTCGTAGCAGGTCATCAACATTGTCTCCATCTTGCGGGTAAATACACACGCCGATACTTGCAGTGACGCCAATGGCGTGAGATTCCAACGGCGTTAGATCTCTCAACAAGTGCAGTATCTTGTCAGCTATCATCTCAGCCTTTGATAGTTCACTAACATCTTGGAAAATTAATACGAACTCATCGCCGCCAATGCGGGCAACAATGTCTTCATCGCGCAACTTATCAGACAGGTATTTGGAGACAACAGTTAACAAGGAGTCCCCCTCTGGATGACCAAAGCTATCGTTAACGTTTTTGAAATTATCCAAATCCATGTACATCACCGTAAATGATTGGTGGTGTAGTGAGGCATATTCGACAAGATCTGCGAGATACTCTTTCATCATACGGCGATTGGGTAGATCGGTAAGAGGATCATGAAATGCAAGGTATTGTGCTTCCTGCTGCGAAGCTTTCAATTCACTGATATCAGAAAACACCGAAACGTAATGGGTAGTGACATTGTGGCTGTCTTTTACGGCAGATATGGTTTGCCAAATCGATAGCTCACCTCCATCTTTTTTACGATTAATCAGTTCACCACTCCACGAACCCTGCTCCAATATAGATTGCCACATCTGTGCATAAAAAGGTTTGTCATGTTTACCGGATTGAAACATTTTTGGTGTTCGTCCGATGACATCTTTTCTGCTATAGCCAGTAAGCTCAGTGAATGCCTTGTTGATTTCAACGATTTCGGTGTCCGCATTTGTTATCACTACCCCTTCCGCACTGCTTTCAAACACGCTAGCAGATAGGCGTAGCCTGTCTTCTGAACGTTTACGCTCGGTAATATCTCGTCCAACGCCTAACACACCTAACAGTTGGTTTGAGTGCTTTTCATAAACCGGGGATTTGACGGTCTCAAGTACTTCTTGATGGCCATCAGAGCTAAAAGAGATGGTCTCTTCATTGACAGACAAGCCACCAGCTTCCATCGCCAGCAGATCTTTTTCACGGAAAAAGTCCGCCAGTTCTTTATCGACGAAGTCGTAATCGGTTTTGCCCTTGATTTCACTTTCTGTGGCACCAAAAAACTCTTCAAAGCGCTTATTGCAAGTCAGGTAAACCCCATCTCGATCCTTAATCCAAACAAGATCTGGCAGGGTATCCATTAACAAGCGCAAAAAGCTCGACTTTTCTTTGAGCTTGTTACTCAACTGCTTCATCAGATAGTTCTTGCGCACAAGATAGAGAGCCGATATCACCAATATGGTAAATACTAGGGCGACAGCACTAAGTTCCATCAAGTAGGTGCGCATAAAAGACTGAGGTTCAAATAACACCAGCGAATTTGGTGGTAATACGCTTTGACTCAGTTGGTAGCGCTCAAGTTCTCGATAATCGAATGTCGGCACATTAGGGCTTTTATCCATGATCGGGATATTGGCAGGTGAGGTACCAGACAGGATTGTTTTTACCATCAATGCCGCTTGCCGACCCTGTTCGAGGTGACTTACCGTCACTCCGCCCAAGACACCTTCTCCGATGCCGTGTTCCCAAGTATGCAAGATAGGCACGTCAGTACCGTTAACCATAAGTGCGAGAGCTTCATAAAATGACTTTTCAACCTTGAGGCTATCTTGGAATGCCGACAGCAGTAATAGAGCATCATTCTCACCCAGCCTGTTTAGATTATTAGCGAACTCCTGCCAAGTGAGGTCAGCGAGCGGTAATTCGTGAAACTTAAGCATTGGAAACTGCTCATACAGCGACTGAACAGTGGCTAAATCGGACTGACCACTAACACGATCATCAACCACCACATGTATGTTGTTGCGCTTTGGCATCAAAGTGCTAGCAAGAGAAATCGTCTCAGCGAAAGAAGCGGCCTCAACCACGCCAGTTATCCAAGGGGTAGCTTCGAGGCTAGCAGCCAACTGGAGATTATTTACTCCAAGAAACACCACTGGTGTATTGGGGAATAAAGAGGCACGGTGCTCTAGCGCAAAATGAAGTGCATTGTCGTCAGCAGTCATGACCACATCATAGGGACTACGTTTACTCAACTTATAGCCAAACATGGCAAGGAAATTTTGCTGGCTTTGGCTGTCATTGAGTCTT
It contains:
- a CDS encoding carbohydrate porin, whose translation is MKLSKLTLAFLAASAGMASLPTFAEKSDGFEFHGYFRAGALYSKNDDFKRSKFPASKERLGRLGIESDNHFELALQKNFENDDGQKIRIKTRVGADNAQSEGENQLGLNADAANSSIGMVETFVEFEGVTETGVLWGGKRFYGKDNYIFMTDFFYTDMSGTGVGIEGVEIGDNKWDFAYVASDNAEGGFWGTDTNNPMHAFHVGVNFGSVELHTMGKYLPDNYVDGVKYASDGIEATAIVNTDSVFGLSDKGFTKYIAQVGKGLGSGQLLGGTITTYNAWKPGNGALEGPSKMKKVESGDVSTRALVWGGYFFENGVSIFHSIQGQHNNLDAGGKDSWASAMIRPSFPISQNFFIATEAGYQYNKWEDAAGVGDDQTNYKLTLAPTVIVPSGFGPAPEIRFLATYLDGSARDKADLLVGIQADMWW
- a CDS encoding glycosidase, which gives rise to MKYKLIASTLFAALVTGCASTDDSATEAVVAEPVAAAPADARFSDCTIADSTKEGPVSAKLYVVGSFPDADWQHKDSRVMSYKGDGIYQAVIEEKAGNVSLQFAASSWAPQFTAGGKKLMVGQENTLRTGGYGADTKVAIPQDGKYVWSIQLSEDKKPLKAMIALCK
- a CDS encoding GNAT family N-acetyltransferase; this translates as MIREMTLDDFKSFWPTFTTVVQAQQTYAFDPEMTFEQAYALWCEATLKTFVFIQDGNVLGSYYIKPNGMGPSAHICNCGYMVSEQARGKGVARQLCVHSQSQALALGFKAMQFNSVVSTNTVAVELWKRLGFSVVGQVPNAYKHAQLGYVDTLVMYKWLERE
- a CDS encoding YHYH protein, with protein sequence MSQLNHATTSNPLRLYIALVFASVALLGCGGSSSESSTGVSVEVDTDTDTDTDTDTDTDTDTDTDTDTDTDTVWLVNGEGQRSIHILDSSSGLGVEVNVQSVSENANYTIVTSDGVPDYQVTMTQEMVDSLNQRPRANSDFVNGATNVQVGDTVEFGEDIGFVSNNNCSVNYGYGYWPPGPECPSDSTRTGYLPKSPVATSSECDTGLGQVGLWVNGTSVYNWGDGQSYNNGGVWYNLAPVAEQYDVDICGGHAANSDYHHHFYSSCLANMVGDNFDGHSPLYGYAADGFPIYGPMESSGVYAKSAWVVRDYNSSETGCSDGNRSCVLIDQFDPSKGTQTVSSGPDFSDTVTTLSGNSLIAYNGYYMQDFYWNSDLTDQGGAYLDQYNGHYDQERGYHYHVTVEEINGKLVPAFPYIVGTRFAGELDSNALARCRSGNSGPSGPPGRS
- a CDS encoding DUF2999 family protein, translated to MNPIIALLKENNISDEKIHEIFEVLTQNPLAAMATISQLGLPQDKLQALMGQVMANPVLIKEAVEELGLDLSKVEAAKEQLDKQQ
- a CDS encoding ABC transporter substrate binding protein, whose product is MHRLINTLICCLLLAFSSATLAASELADKRVLLLFSYHPSFPSSPKVLNGVDLAFGEDSPVIDIEYMDSKRLNDSQSQQNFLAMFGYKLSKRSPYDVVMTADDNALHFALEHRASLFPNTPVVFLGVNNLQLAASLEATPWITGVVEAASFAETISLASTLMPKRNNIHVVVDDRVSGQSDLATVQSLYEQFPMLKFHELPLADLTWQEFANNLNRLGENDALLLLSAFQDSLKVEKSFYEALALMVNGTDVPILHTWEHGIGEGVLGGVTVSHLEQGRQAALMVKTILSGTSPANIPIMDKSPNVPTFDYRELERYQLSQSVLPPNSLVLFEPQSFMRTYLMELSAVALVFTILVISALYLVRKNYLMKQLSNKLKEKSSFLRLLMDTLPDLVWIKDRDGVYLTCNKRFEEFFGATESEIKGKTDYDFVDKELADFFREKDLLAMEAGGLSVNEETISFSSDGHQEVLETVKSPVYEKHSNQLLGVLGVGRDITERKRSEDRLRLSASVFESSAEGVVITNADTEIVEINKAFTELTGYSRKDVIGRTPKMFQSGKHDKPFYAQMWQSILEQGSWSGELINRKKDGGELSIWQTISAVKDSHNVTTHYVSVFSDISELKASQQEAQYLAFHDPLTDLPNRRMMKEYLADLVEYASLHHQSFTVMYMDLDNFKNVNDSFGHPEGDSLLTVVSKYLSDKLRDEDIVARIGGDEFVLIFQDVSELSKAEMIADKILHLLRDLTPLESHAIGVTASIGVCIYPQDGDNVDDLLRNADTAMYQAKNAGKNTYRFYSQESTTYVKERTELETDLRNSVHLEQLLLHYQPQFHLSTHQVTGIEALVRWNHPIHGMIGPDKFIPIAEESGFIDELGEWVLNAALAQAKVWLDMGVDFGKVAVNLSTKQLEKIDLIQVVKLALTRSQFPAEKLTLEVTESSIMENKASAVSILTTLESWGIEIAIDDFGTGYSSLSYLKQLPIQKLKLDKSFIFGIPQDSDAMVICKTVMALGDSLKVRVIAEGVESLEQAKFLTQIGCQEVQGFYYSRPLTVEQFEADYCQPEEKKA